The Bacteroidota bacterium genome includes a window with the following:
- a CDS encoding T9SS type A sorting domain-containing protein produces the protein MKDKTITLSLVFFLLIFFSNKTKAQIFAGNDTLICGAGNITLNATIAPFYGTNQYVYDTVPYGPEFYGGTPLYLWDDAISDTIIIPFDFCFFGQVFNECYVGSNGWLGFSSGQPTTYASATIPSQAISVPKNCIMGAWSDWNPSATSIYCNITGIAPNRKFVVSWIDCPLFSCSSFTGTFQIVLTETSNEICYHLTNKPICLGWAGGTSTQGLHNWNGSLAYCAPGRNSTIWETQLESSKFVPSDIVSPTQIQWFNLSGDVIGNGPTLTVNPNITTSYVAGIMSCTGILYTDNITITVNPTLNICDLIGTNIDCFNGNTGSIDITVSGGTQPYSYLWNNGETIEDISLLGAGNYLVTITDALNYSIIDSITLLETDELLASSVIADVTSYGAADGAIDLTISGGAPPYTFSWSNGDIVEDLYGLSSGNFTITIIDNNGCNLTESYEITEPPGPNLPNWSYTVTQTNHTILIQATTPITLNGVQISQGDYIGVFYDSLGTLVCGGYQIWQNTTTSIAAWGADLGNDGFAIGEQFKWKIWDESESIEYDANATYMPVPPMANQEFYAVNGLSGLASLYEVLSADSQEIILPQSWSYFSTYIIPTELSFDSIFMDVNSNLLILKDYFGQTYWPIYGINNIGNISICEGYQLKMAITDTIIISGFLTQPEFTNCNIPFGWSYFSYLRKTPASIINMLSNVVNDIEIVKNYFGQTYWPIYGLNLIGNMIPGEGYQVKMNNGATLTYPANSTNVSKENDLTTQAEHFINIKNTGSNMTLGIPKTAWKIQPSKGSEIGIFSPDNHREKLVGSAVYTGENLAISIWGNDELTEEIDGMIENNKFIIKIWNGENEEILEIETWLKGNEFYKTNKISVVEKLSTFNLLHSTCILFQNVPNPFSETTEISFYIPEKAFVEIELFNLIGEKIVTIQSQNYPGGNHSINFNKNDIYSGAYFYRLKLKGFSETKIMYLVD, from the coding sequence ATGAAAGACAAAACAATTACTCTAAGTCTCGTTTTTTTTCTACTCATTTTCTTCAGTAACAAAACAAAAGCACAAATTTTTGCAGGCAACGATACATTAATTTGTGGTGCTGGAAATATTACTCTGAATGCAACAATAGCACCTTTCTATGGAACAAATCAATATGTCTATGACACAGTGCCATATGGACCTGAATTTTATGGAGGAACACCATTATACTTGTGGGACGATGCCATTTCTGACACAATAATAATACCATTTGATTTTTGTTTTTTCGGACAAGTTTTCAATGAATGTTATGTTGGCTCGAATGGATGGTTAGGTTTTAGTTCAGGTCAACCAACTACATATGCTTCTGCAACAATACCAAGTCAAGCTATTAGTGTACCTAAAAATTGTATTATGGGAGCATGGAGTGACTGGAATCCTTCCGCCACAAGTATTTATTGCAACATAACAGGTATTGCGCCCAACAGAAAATTCGTTGTAAGCTGGATTGATTGTCCATTGTTTAGTTGCTCCTCTTTTACTGGAACTTTCCAAATAGTATTAACCGAAACTTCAAACGAAATATGCTATCATCTTACAAATAAGCCAATATGTCTTGGTTGGGCTGGAGGAACCTCAACTCAAGGATTACATAACTGGAATGGTTCGCTTGCATATTGTGCTCCAGGAAGAAACTCAACCATATGGGAGACTCAATTAGAAAGTTCAAAATTTGTACCATCAGATATAGTTTCTCCAACTCAAATTCAATGGTTCAACCTATCTGGAGATGTAATTGGAAATGGACCCACACTAACTGTAAATCCTAATATAACTACTTCTTATGTTGCCGGAATTATGTCTTGTACAGGCATTTTATACACTGATAATATAACAATTACAGTGAATCCAACATTAAATATTTGCGATTTGATTGGAACTAATATTGATTGTTTTAATGGAAATACTGGTTCGATAGATATCACAGTTTCAGGTGGCACTCAACCATATTCTTATTTATGGAACAATGGTGAAACAATTGAAGACATTTCACTTTTAGGAGCAGGAAATTACCTTGTAACAATTACTGATGCACTTAATTATTCAATTATTGATTCCATAACACTTTTAGAAACTGATGAGCTTTTAGCATCTTCAGTAATTGCAGATGTTACATCATATGGAGCTGCTGACGGTGCTATTGATTTAACAATTTCCGGAGGAGCTCCACCATATACATTTTCATGGTCGAATGGTGATATTGTTGAAGATCTTTATGGCTTAAGTTCTGGAAATTTTACCATCACAATAATTGATAATAATGGATGTAATCTTACTGAAAGTTACGAAATTACTGAACCACCAGGTCCAAATTTGCCTAATTGGTCATATACAGTTACTCAAACAAATCATACTATTTTAATTCAGGCAACAACCCCTATCACACTAAATGGAGTACAGATTTCTCAGGGAGATTATATTGGAGTATTTTATGATTCACTTGGCACATTGGTTTGTGGTGGATATCAGATATGGCAAAATACCACAACTTCAATTGCAGCATGGGGTGCAGATCTTGGAAATGACGGTTTTGCTATTGGCGAACAATTTAAATGGAAAATATGGGACGAATCGGAAAGCATTGAGTATGATGCAAATGCTACCTATATGCCGGTTCCTCCAATGGCAAATCAAGAGTTTTATGCAGTAAACGGCCTAAGTGGTTTAGCTTCTTTATATGAAGTTCTTTCAGCAGACTCACAAGAAATAATCCTTCCTCAAAGCTGGAGCTATTTCTCAACTTATATTATTCCTACTGAATTATCATTCGACTCAATTTTCATGGATGTTAATTCAAATTTATTGATATTAAAAGACTATTTTGGACAAACTTATTGGCCAATCTATGGAATAAACAATATTGGCAATATCTCAATTTGCGAAGGTTACCAATTGAAAATGGCTATAACCGACACAATAATAATTTCTGGTTTTTTGACTCAACCAGAGTTCACAAATTGCAATATTCCCTTTGGCTGGTCATACTTTTCTTATTTAAGGAAAACACCGGCTTCAATCATTAATATGTTAAGTAATGTAGTTAATGATATTGAAATTGTTAAAAATTATTTTGGACAAACCTACTGGCCTATTTATGGATTAAATCTGATTGGGAACATGATTCCGGGCGAGGGTTATCAAGTAAAGATGAACAATGGTGCTACTTTGACATATCCTGCTAATTCAACAAATGTAAGTAAGGAAAACGATCTAACAACTCAAGCCGAACATTTCATAAATATCAAAAACACAGGCTCAAATATGACTCTCGGTATTCCAAAAACTGCTTGGAAAATACAACCATCAAAAGGTTCAGAAATTGGAATTTTTAGTCCCGATAACCATCGGGAAAAACTCGTTGGCTCAGCAGTTTACACCGGAGAAAACCTCGCTATTTCTATTTGGGGAAACGATGAATTGACCGAAGAAATTGACGGAATGATTGAAAACAATAAGTTTATTATTAAAATTTGGAATGGTGAAAATGAAGAAATTCTTGAAATTGAAACTTGGCTTAAAGGCAATGAATTCTATAAAACGAACAAAATTTCGGTAGTTGAAAAACTTTCAACTTTTAACCTTCTCCATTCAACTTGCATTCTTTTTCAGAATGTTCCAAATCCATTTTCCGAAACAACCGAAATTAGTTTTTACATTCCAGAAAAAGCTTTTGTAGAAATAGAATTATTTAACCTTATTGGTGAAAAAATTGTTACAATTCAGTCCCAAAATTATCCTGGCGGAAATCATTCTATTAATTTTAACAAAAATGATATTTACTCAGGGGCTTATTTTTATAGACTGAAATTAAAAGGTTTTTCAGAAACAAAAATTATGTATCTTGTTGATTAA
- a CDS encoding T9SS type A sorting domain-containing protein, whose product MKANLIFLSAVFLCQFVFAQEACNDIPTVADFDGNVYNTVQIGNQCWMKENLKTMHYEDGSALVDGTGIGSIPWGNTTKYYFDYNDDTLNTLVYGKLYTWAAVMNGESSSDLVPSGVQGICPNGWHVPSKQEWEILANYLGGQNVAGGKKKEQDTIHWNSPNAATNISGFSALPAGIRDGSSFENLGIQTFFWTSKAGSDFANHRGLENFHISDIWGFTAKYFGYSVRCLRDTNSLSALIINLEKTNISCFGLNDGSIDLNVTWGTPPYSFIWSNGEITEDIDNLIAGTYFVTVSMSNNYSIIDSITLVEPTEIILSFDITDATNITSTDGEINLTVSGGFTPYTFNWSNGETIEDITGLNSGIYSVIVTDSLNCTINSSVNIAYLNNISELLQNKSISLMQNVPNPFSQTTEISFYIPEKAFVEIELFSLIGEKIETIHSQNYIAGNHTIIFDRKHLSAGTYFYRLNTGDFSETRIMSVE is encoded by the coding sequence ATGAAAGCTAATTTAATATTTTTATCAGCGGTTTTCCTTTGTCAGTTTGTTTTTGCACAGGAAGCTTGCAATGATATTCCAACCGTTGCTGATTTTGATGGAAATGTATATAATACAGTTCAAATTGGGAATCAGTGTTGGATGAAAGAAAACCTCAAAACCATGCATTATGAAGATGGTTCTGCTTTAGTGGATGGAACTGGCATAGGTTCAATTCCATGGGGTAATACTACAAAATACTATTTTGATTATAATGATGATACATTAAATACATTAGTTTATGGGAAACTTTATACTTGGGCAGCAGTGATGAATGGAGAATCAAGTAGTGATTTGGTACCAAGCGGTGTACAAGGTATTTGCCCTAATGGTTGGCATGTCCCAAGTAAACAAGAATGGGAGATCCTGGCAAACTATTTAGGTGGACAAAATGTTGCTGGGGGGAAAAAGAAAGAACAGGACACAATACATTGGAATAGTCCTAATGCAGCAACAAACATATCCGGATTTTCTGCTTTACCTGCTGGAATAAGAGATGGTTCTTCTTTCGAAAATTTGGGAATTCAAACTTTTTTTTGGACTTCAAAAGCTGGAAGTGATTTTGCAAATCATCGCGGTTTAGAAAACTTCCATATTAGTGATATATGGGGTTTTACCGCAAAGTATTTTGGATACAGTGTTCGTTGCCTAAGAGATACAAATAGCTTATCAGCATTAATTATAAATCTTGAAAAAACAAATATAAGTTGTTTTGGACTAAATGATGGCTCAATTGATTTGAATGTTACATGGGGTACTCCGCCATATTCATTTATTTGGTCTAATGGCGAAATAACAGAAGATATTGATAATTTAATAGCCGGCACATACTTTGTGACAGTATCAATGTCTAACAATTATTCAATAATCGATTCAATTACTTTAGTTGAACCCACTGAGATAATTCTAAGTTTTGACATTACAGATGCAACAAATATAACTTCAACCGACGGAGAGATTAATCTGACAGTAAGCGGAGGTTTTACACCATATACTTTCAATTGGTCAAATGGTGAAACAATCGAAGATATTACAGGTTTAAACAGCGGCATATATTCTGTTATAGTTACAGATAGTCTAAACTGTACGATTAATTCTTCTGTCAATATTGCTTATTTAAATAATATATCTGAACTATTGCAAAATAAAAGTATATCCCTCATGCAAAATGTTCCAAATCCATTTTCTCAAACTACCGAAATTAGTTTTTACATTCCAGAAAAAGCATTCGTTGAAATTGAATTATTCAGTCTTATTGGTGAGAAAATTGAAACCATTCATTCTCAAAATTACATTGCCGGAAATCATACGATTATTTTCGATAGAAAACACTTGTCAGCAGGAACTTATTTCTACAGACTAAATACAGGTGATTTTTCTGAAACGAGAATTATGAGTGTTGAATAA
- a CDS encoding T9SS type A sorting domain-containing protein produces the protein MKNLITTLSLSLILFFIFTKETKAQIFAGNDTSICAGTSITLNATTSSINSTNTYFYDTVPYAPETYGGTPVPFPGTYWDDVVSSQIQIPFEFCFFGQVFTSCYVGSNGWLSFSPGQPITFTACILPNSGVSVPKNCIMGPWADWNPSYGVGPYVFYYVTGVSPNRKFVVNWDNCPMHACTSNLGKFQIVLCEGSNEIYNHITNKPICTQWSVASTQGIHNFNGTLAYWVPGRNGNQWSAQYESSKFKPIGTISLPQIQWYDTYGNIISNGSSITVNPISTTSYIAGVICSCSGFFIDTVTISIDSTSLSIDYVNTENVDCNGGNTGSIELAANGCVSPFSFLWNTGDTTEYISNLGAGNYFVTISDSGNNVVVDSMTITEPSEIETYSNISNVLITGTTNGSIDLTISGGVQPYSHIWSNGETSEDVYNLSAGLYYVTVIDNNSCTNIEMFEITEPLNSYPPDWPYTVSSTNHTILIPDTAIITMNNTPIDVGDFIGVFYDSLGTLACGGYTIWQNNTTSIAAWGAEVGLNNGFAIGEEFKWKIWDISESTEYEVDATYMPVPPMTDQEFFAINGMSGLTSLFNLSFSSSQQIVLPPGWSFFSTNIIPSEELFDSIFANNVSNVVIVKNYLGQIYWPAYGINFIGNLSIHEGYQISMTNPDILTITGLSIQPENENCNVPSGWSFIPYLRSDPASIVDMLSNISNDIEIVKNYLGLIYWPNYGINTIGNMIPGEGYQIKMNNSNILTYPPNSANISKSNIQIPQPKQFKTTINTGSNMTLGIPKAAWETEPPIDSEIGIYSSEGLLVGSSVFTSENLAISIWGNDELTKKIDGLLENEKFIVKVWNGTNEETLEIENWLQGDELYITNKISIVEKLSTFEIQHSTFQLFQNVPNPFSETTEISFYAPHKAFVEIELFNLLGERIETIHSQNYTAGNHTIIFDRKHLSAGTYFYRLNSGDFSDTRIMSVGE, from the coding sequence CTTCAATCAATAGCACAAATACATACTTTTATGATACAGTTCCTTATGCACCTGAGACTTACGGGGGTACACCTGTACCTTTCCCTGGTACTTATTGGGACGATGTTGTTTCAAGTCAAATTCAAATTCCATTTGAATTTTGTTTTTTCGGACAAGTTTTCACCTCATGTTATGTTGGCTCTAATGGATGGTTAAGTTTTAGTCCAGGGCAACCAATTACTTTTACTGCTTGTATTTTACCGAATTCTGGAGTTAGCGTTCCAAAAAATTGTATTATGGGACCTTGGGCAGACTGGAACCCATCATACGGTGTAGGTCCTTATGTTTTCTATTATGTTACAGGAGTATCACCCAATAGGAAATTTGTTGTTAACTGGGATAATTGTCCAATGCATGCATGTACAAGTAACCTCGGAAAATTTCAAATAGTTTTATGTGAGGGTTCAAATGAGATTTACAACCATATAACAAATAAGCCAATTTGTACTCAATGGAGTGTAGCATCAACTCAGGGAATACATAACTTCAACGGAACTTTGGCTTATTGGGTCCCAGGAAGAAATGGCAACCAATGGAGTGCTCAATATGAGAGTTCAAAATTTAAACCGATAGGTACAATTTCGCTTCCGCAAATTCAATGGTATGATACATATGGAAATATTATCAGTAATGGATCATCAATAACCGTTAATCCAATTTCAACTACTTCTTATATTGCAGGAGTAATTTGTTCATGTTCAGGTTTTTTTATTGATACAGTAACGATTTCAATTGATTCAACCAGTCTTTCAATAGATTATGTAAATACTGAGAATGTTGATTGTAATGGAGGTAATACCGGCTCAATAGAACTTGCTGCAAATGGTTGTGTGTCTCCATTTTCATTTTTATGGAATACTGGAGATACAACAGAATATATATCAAATCTGGGTGCAGGAAATTATTTTGTAACAATAAGCGATTCTGGGAATAATGTTGTTGTTGACTCTATGACAATTACTGAACCTTCTGAGATTGAGACCTATAGTAACATTTCGAATGTGTTAATTACAGGAACAACAAACGGTTCAATTGATTTGACAATAAGTGGAGGTGTTCAGCCATATTCACATATTTGGTCTAATGGAGAAACCTCTGAAGATGTTTACAATTTAAGTGCCGGCTTGTATTACGTAACCGTAATTGACAATAATTCATGCACCAATATAGAAATGTTTGAAATTACTGAACCTCTGAACTCATATCCACCTGACTGGCCTTATACAGTAAGTTCTACAAATCACACAATTTTAATTCCTGATACTGCAATAATTACAATGAACAATACTCCGATTGATGTTGGAGATTTTATTGGTGTTTTCTACGACTCCTTGGGCACACTGGCTTGTGGAGGCTATACAATTTGGCAAAACAACACAACTTCGATTGCAGCATGGGGAGCTGAAGTTGGCTTAAACAATGGCTTTGCAATTGGTGAGGAATTTAAATGGAAAATATGGGACATTTCAGAAAGCACAGAATATGAAGTAGATGCTACATATATGCCTGTTCCTCCTATGACAGACCAGGAGTTTTTTGCTATAAACGGAATGAGTGGTTTAACTTCTTTATTTAATCTATCATTTAGTAGTTCACAGCAAATTGTCCTTCCTCCAGGCTGGAGTTTCTTTTCAACTAATATAATTCCTTCTGAAGAGTTATTTGATTCAATTTTTGCAAATAATGTTTCAAATGTAGTGATTGTGAAAAACTATCTTGGTCAAATCTATTGGCCTGCCTACGGAATAAACTTTATAGGAAACCTATCAATTCATGAGGGTTATCAAATTAGCATGACTAACCCTGATATTTTAACAATTACAGGTTTATCCATACAACCTGAAAATGAAAATTGTAATGTTCCTTCCGGATGGTCATTTATTCCATATTTAAGATCAGACCCGGCTTCAATAGTCGATATGTTAAGTAATATCTCAAATGACATTGAAATAGTTAAAAATTATTTAGGACTGATTTATTGGCCAAATTATGGAATAAATACAATTGGAAACATGATTCCCGGCGAAGGCTATCAAATAAAAATGAACAATTCTAATATTCTAACTTACCCACCAAATTCTGCAAACATCTCAAAATCTAATATTCAAATCCCTCAGCCAAAACAATTTAAAACAACAATAAACACAGGTTCAAATATGACCCTCGGAATTCCAAAAGCAGCCTGGGAAACAGAACCTCCAATTGACTCAGAAATTGGAATTTATAGCTCAGAAGGATTATTGGTTGGCTCATCAGTTTTTACCAGTGAAAATCTTGCAATTTCAATTTGGGGAAACGATGAATTGACCAAAAAAATTGATGGTTTGCTTGAAAATGAGAAATTTATTGTTAAGGTTTGGAATGGAACGAATGAGGAGACTCTTGAAATCGAAAATTGGCTTCAAGGCGATGAATTGTATATAACAAATAAAATTTCAATTGTTGAAAAACTTTCAACTTTTGAAATTCAACATTCAACTTTCCAACTATTTCAAAATGTTCCAAATCCATTTTCTGAAACAACAGAAATTAGTTTTTATGCTCCTCATAAAGCATTTGTAGAAATAGAATTATTTAATCTTCTGGGAGAAAGAATTGAAACCATTCATTCGCAAAATTATACTGCCGGAAATCATACAATTATTTTCGATAGAAAACACTTGTCGGCAGGAACGTATTTCTATAGATTAAATTCAGGTGATTTTTCTGACACGAGAATTATGAGTGTTGGGGAATAA